A window from Citrus sinensis cultivar Valencia sweet orange chromosome 5, DVS_A1.0, whole genome shotgun sequence encodes these proteins:
- the LOC102627639 gene encoding kinesin-like protein KIN-6 isoform X2 produces the protein METNSPPSTCPKTVAIRRNPHRKARPTPSRSVAIQNPTPATILPQISSFPIDEILSIQIPPNPSQHKSSSATSSPSETLKVFLRIKPLIYPKTGYQNSRSSRAKNVWPQNSVKKNAVKDKNVKSKHQEDCITVNDHNSVTLSPPLALQASKRIKSEVYQGFSYVFSADSSQGEVYEKMVNPLVEDFLKGKSGMLAALGPSGSGKTHTIFGCPREPGMVPIALKRIFKGTTEIRSSESTRSFYLSIFEIYSERGKGEKLLDLLPDGVDLCMQQSTIKGLQEIIISDAAQAESLIGRAMLKRATAMTNSNNQSSRSQCIINLRCTANELSRGDGVHANDSVLTIIDLAGAEREKRTRNQGARLLESNFINNTSMVFGLCLRSLLEHQKNPKKPLQKHFQNSLLTRYLRDYLEGKKRMTLIQEGKSVHEKCQLSEEGCVRVDSAKERNDQIMQKFAKAMWNVLKEYNHKLKVAEIKIKSLAEQLRDEKSRNLEMEKQLNDLKSCCIGSQESSADAIPSKGTTNFGSGIKLEAHKSSEIVEMNVGVDHLNCETFECSSTPKTCNSTPRKDLYVLSQIDVDIHSFNCEASECNTTPKIYNSIPRKDQDVPSQINVDAHSLNSEAFECKITPKICNFTPRKDQDVLSQINVDEHSLNCKASECTSTPKTYHFTPGKDQDVLSQINVDVHSPSLMTSARNTFCKQRDSPSRKQDVYSQVTCSDPEVVIPSCPSVEKSNDQNFQFNEFRLSDSVVSSSQSFVMVSTNTRSSAVFSQSQSGEEEPLNLSLSSMKVSSTNECDADHVPNSELNIDTSKKPLNVEKPKRRLLPASSILLRDITALDVEDEIEKPKGNRNGEKLAVNEGKRTQGSISLLQLLKNNLNL, from the exons ATGGAGACGAATAGCCCGCCGTCGACATGTCCGAAAACGGTGGCAATCCGGCGAAACCCTCACCGTAAAGCTAGACCAACGCCGTCCAGAAGCGTCGCCATCCAAAACCCCACTCCAGCAACAATCTTACCCCAAATTTCATCGTTCCCCATCGATGAGATTCTCTCCATTCAAATTCCCCCAAACCCCTCCCAACACAAGTCTTCCTCCGCCACGTCATCACCATCAGAAACTCTCAAAGTGTTTCTTAGAATTAAACCTCTCATTTATCCCAAAACCGGCTATCAAAATTCTAGGTCGTCCAGAGCTAAGAACGTTTGGCCCCAAAATTCAGTCAAGAAGAACGCCGTTAAggataaaaatgtaaaaagcAAGCATCAAGAAGACTGTATAACGGTCAATGATCACAACTCCGTTACATTATCCCCTCCCTTGGCGTTACAGGCGTCCAAACGGATCAAGTCCGAGGTTTATCAAGGCTTCTCTTATGTATTTTCCGCCGATTCATCACAG GGTGAAGTGTATGAGAAGATGGTAAACCCTTTAGTGGAGGATTTTTTGAAGGGTAAGAGTGGAATGCTGGCTGCACTGGGGCCAAGTGGCTCCGGCAAGACTCATACTATTTTTGGCTGTCCTCGGGAGCCTGGTATGGTCCCAATTGCACTTAAACGGATTTTCAAAGGAACAACTGAGATTCGTTCTTCTGAATCGACAAG GTCATTTTACTTgtcaatatttgaaatatattctGAAAGAGGGAAAGGAGAGAAATTGTTGGATTTACTGCCAGACGGAGTTGATTTATGCATGCAGCAGTCAACTATTAAAGGTCTACAGGAG ATTATCATTTCTGATGCAGCTCAGGCTGAATCCTTAATAGGCCGTGCAATGCTAAAACGTGCCACTGCCATGACAAATTCAAACAACCAATCTAG TCGGTCACAGTGCATCATCAACTTGCGTTGCACTGCCAATGAGCTCAGCAGAGGTGATGGTGTTCATGCAAATGATTCTGTCTTAACCATTATTGATCTTGCTGGAGctgaaagagaaaagagaaccAGGAATCAG GGAGCAAGATTActtgaaagtaattttatcaacAACACATCAATGGTTTTTGGTCTATGCCTAAGG TCATTGTTGGAGCACCAAAAAAATCCCAAGAAGCCATTGCAGAAGCACTTTCAGAACTCCTTG TTGACCAGGTACCTGCGAGATTACTTGGAAGGGAAAAAGAGAATGACACTG atTCAAGAAGGAAAAAGTGTTCATGAGAAATGCCAACTTTCTGAAGAAGGTTGTGTAAGAg TTGACTCCGCAAAGGAGAGAAATGATCAGATTATGCAAAAGTTTGCCAAAGCCATGTGGAATGTTTTGAAGGAGTACAATCACAAGCTCAAG GTGgcagaaattaaaattaagagcCTTGCAGAACAGCTGAGGGATGAAAAAAGTAGAAATCTTGAGATGGAAAAACAGCTCAACGATTTAAAGTCCTGCTGTATTGGCTCTCAGGAAAGTTCAGCGGACGCTATTCCTTCTAAAGGGACTACTAACTTTGGATCAGGGATAAAATTAGAAGCACATAAAAGTAGTGAAATTGTTGAG ATGAATGTGGGCGTTGATCACTTAAACTGCGAGACATTTGAATGCAGCAGCACTCCCAAGACTTGCAATTCAACTCCAAGAAAGGACCTATATGTGCTTTCTCAG ATTGATGTGGATATTCATTCCTTCAACTGTGAGGCATCTGAATGCAATACAACTCCCAAGATTTACAATTCCATTCCAAGAAAGGACCAAGACGTGCCTTCTCAG ATCAATGTGGATGCTCATTCCTTAAACTCTGAGGCATTTGAATGCAAAATTACTCCCAAGATTTGCAATTTCACTCCAAGAAAGGACCAAGATGTCCTCTCTCAG ATCAATGTTGATGAACATTCCTTAAACTGCAAGGCATCTGAATGCACTAGCACTCCCAAGACATACCATTTCACTCCAGGCAAGGACCAAGATGTGCTTTCTCAG ATCAATGTGGATGTTCATTCTCCCAGTCTCATGACATCTGCACGCAATACATTCTGTAAACAAAGGGACTCTCCTTCAAGAAAGCAAGATGTATATTCTCAG GTGACATGTTCTGACCCGGAAGTTGTGATTCCTTCGTGCCCTTCTGTTGAAAAGTCTAATGATCAGAATTTTCAG TTTAACGAATTCAGACTTTCAGATTCTGTGGTCAGCTCTTCTCAATCATTTGTTATGGTTAGTACTAACACCAGATCATCAGCTGTGTTTTCTCAATCACAAAGTGGAGAGGAG GAACCACTAAACTTATCGCTATCTTCAATGAAAGTTTCATCTACCAATGAATGTGATGCTGACCATGTGCCAAATAGTGAACTGAACATTGATACTTCCAAAAAACCCTTGAATGTGGAGAAACCAAAAAG GAGACTTTTGCCTGCCTCATCTATATTACTAAGGGATATCACTGCTTTGGATGTTGAGGATGAGATTGAGAAACCGAAG GGGAACAGAAATGGAGAGAAGTTGGCAGtaaatgaaggaaaaagaacTCAAGGTAGCATCTCTCTTTTGCAGTTGCTTAAGAACAATCTTAATCTTTAG
- the LOC102627639 gene encoding kinesin-like protein KIN-6 isoform X1: METNSPPSTCPKTVAIRRNPHRKARPTPSRSVAIQNPTPATILPQISSFPIDEILSIQIPPNPSQHKSSSATSSPSETLKVFLRIKPLIYPKTGYQNSRSSRAKNVWPQNSVKKNAVKDKNVKSKHQEDCITVNDHNSVTLSPPLALQASKRIKSEVYQGFSYVFSADSSQGEVYEKMVNPLVEDFLKGKSGMLAALGPSGSGKTHTIFGCPREPGMVPIALKRIFKGTTEIRSSESTRSFYLSIFEIYSERGKGEKLLDLLPDGVDLCMQQSTIKGLQEIIISDAAQAESLIGRAMLKRATAMTNSNNQSSRSQCIINLRCTANELSRGDGVHANDSVLTIIDLAGAEREKRTRNQGARLLESNFINNTSMVFGLCLRSLLEHQKNPKKPLQKHFQNSLLTRYLRDYLEGKKRMTLILTVKSGEEDYLDTSYLLRQASPYMKIKFDNVEDSSNFLCSKRQLPSLSGKDQLKRVKLSGLEACSIQEGKSVHEKCQLSEEGCVRVDSAKERNDQIMQKFAKAMWNVLKEYNHKLKVAEIKIKSLAEQLRDEKSRNLEMEKQLNDLKSCCIGSQESSADAIPSKGTTNFGSGIKLEAHKSSEIVEMNVGVDHLNCETFECSSTPKTCNSTPRKDLYVLSQIDVDIHSFNCEASECNTTPKIYNSIPRKDQDVPSQINVDAHSLNSEAFECKITPKICNFTPRKDQDVLSQINVDEHSLNCKASECTSTPKTYHFTPGKDQDVLSQINVDVHSPSLMTSARNTFCKQRDSPSRKQDVYSQVTCSDPEVVIPSCPSVEKSNDQNFQFNEFRLSDSVVSSSQSFVMVSTNTRSSAVFSQSQSGEEEPLNLSLSSMKVSSTNECDADHVPNSELNIDTSKKPLNVEKPKRRLLPASSILLRDITALDVEDEIEKPKGNRNGEKLAVNEGKRTQGSISLLQLLKNNLNL; this comes from the exons ATGGAGACGAATAGCCCGCCGTCGACATGTCCGAAAACGGTGGCAATCCGGCGAAACCCTCACCGTAAAGCTAGACCAACGCCGTCCAGAAGCGTCGCCATCCAAAACCCCACTCCAGCAACAATCTTACCCCAAATTTCATCGTTCCCCATCGATGAGATTCTCTCCATTCAAATTCCCCCAAACCCCTCCCAACACAAGTCTTCCTCCGCCACGTCATCACCATCAGAAACTCTCAAAGTGTTTCTTAGAATTAAACCTCTCATTTATCCCAAAACCGGCTATCAAAATTCTAGGTCGTCCAGAGCTAAGAACGTTTGGCCCCAAAATTCAGTCAAGAAGAACGCCGTTAAggataaaaatgtaaaaagcAAGCATCAAGAAGACTGTATAACGGTCAATGATCACAACTCCGTTACATTATCCCCTCCCTTGGCGTTACAGGCGTCCAAACGGATCAAGTCCGAGGTTTATCAAGGCTTCTCTTATGTATTTTCCGCCGATTCATCACAG GGTGAAGTGTATGAGAAGATGGTAAACCCTTTAGTGGAGGATTTTTTGAAGGGTAAGAGTGGAATGCTGGCTGCACTGGGGCCAAGTGGCTCCGGCAAGACTCATACTATTTTTGGCTGTCCTCGGGAGCCTGGTATGGTCCCAATTGCACTTAAACGGATTTTCAAAGGAACAACTGAGATTCGTTCTTCTGAATCGACAAG GTCATTTTACTTgtcaatatttgaaatatattctGAAAGAGGGAAAGGAGAGAAATTGTTGGATTTACTGCCAGACGGAGTTGATTTATGCATGCAGCAGTCAACTATTAAAGGTCTACAGGAG ATTATCATTTCTGATGCAGCTCAGGCTGAATCCTTAATAGGCCGTGCAATGCTAAAACGTGCCACTGCCATGACAAATTCAAACAACCAATCTAG TCGGTCACAGTGCATCATCAACTTGCGTTGCACTGCCAATGAGCTCAGCAGAGGTGATGGTGTTCATGCAAATGATTCTGTCTTAACCATTATTGATCTTGCTGGAGctgaaagagaaaagagaaccAGGAATCAG GGAGCAAGATTActtgaaagtaattttatcaacAACACATCAATGGTTTTTGGTCTATGCCTAAGG TCATTGTTGGAGCACCAAAAAAATCCCAAGAAGCCATTGCAGAAGCACTTTCAGAACTCCTTG TTGACCAGGTACCTGCGAGATTACTTGGAAGGGAAAAAGAGAATGACACTG ATTTTAACTGTAAAATCAGGAGAAGAAGACTATCTTGATACATCCTACTTGTTAAGACAAGCCTCAccatacatgaaaattaa GTTTGataatgttgaggactcatcgaATTTCCTCTGTAGCAAGAGGCAATTGCCCAGCTTGTCTGGTAAAGATCAACTTAAAAGAGTGAAATTGAGTGGTCTTGAAGCTTGTtcg atTCAAGAAGGAAAAAGTGTTCATGAGAAATGCCAACTTTCTGAAGAAGGTTGTGTAAGAg TTGACTCCGCAAAGGAGAGAAATGATCAGATTATGCAAAAGTTTGCCAAAGCCATGTGGAATGTTTTGAAGGAGTACAATCACAAGCTCAAG GTGgcagaaattaaaattaagagcCTTGCAGAACAGCTGAGGGATGAAAAAAGTAGAAATCTTGAGATGGAAAAACAGCTCAACGATTTAAAGTCCTGCTGTATTGGCTCTCAGGAAAGTTCAGCGGACGCTATTCCTTCTAAAGGGACTACTAACTTTGGATCAGGGATAAAATTAGAAGCACATAAAAGTAGTGAAATTGTTGAG ATGAATGTGGGCGTTGATCACTTAAACTGCGAGACATTTGAATGCAGCAGCACTCCCAAGACTTGCAATTCAACTCCAAGAAAGGACCTATATGTGCTTTCTCAG ATTGATGTGGATATTCATTCCTTCAACTGTGAGGCATCTGAATGCAATACAACTCCCAAGATTTACAATTCCATTCCAAGAAAGGACCAAGACGTGCCTTCTCAG ATCAATGTGGATGCTCATTCCTTAAACTCTGAGGCATTTGAATGCAAAATTACTCCCAAGATTTGCAATTTCACTCCAAGAAAGGACCAAGATGTCCTCTCTCAG ATCAATGTTGATGAACATTCCTTAAACTGCAAGGCATCTGAATGCACTAGCACTCCCAAGACATACCATTTCACTCCAGGCAAGGACCAAGATGTGCTTTCTCAG ATCAATGTGGATGTTCATTCTCCCAGTCTCATGACATCTGCACGCAATACATTCTGTAAACAAAGGGACTCTCCTTCAAGAAAGCAAGATGTATATTCTCAG GTGACATGTTCTGACCCGGAAGTTGTGATTCCTTCGTGCCCTTCTGTTGAAAAGTCTAATGATCAGAATTTTCAG TTTAACGAATTCAGACTTTCAGATTCTGTGGTCAGCTCTTCTCAATCATTTGTTATGGTTAGTACTAACACCAGATCATCAGCTGTGTTTTCTCAATCACAAAGTGGAGAGGAG GAACCACTAAACTTATCGCTATCTTCAATGAAAGTTTCATCTACCAATGAATGTGATGCTGACCATGTGCCAAATAGTGAACTGAACATTGATACTTCCAAAAAACCCTTGAATGTGGAGAAACCAAAAAG GAGACTTTTGCCTGCCTCATCTATATTACTAAGGGATATCACTGCTTTGGATGTTGAGGATGAGATTGAGAAACCGAAG GGGAACAGAAATGGAGAGAAGTTGGCAGtaaatgaaggaaaaagaacTCAAGGTAGCATCTCTCTTTTGCAGTTGCTTAAGAACAATCTTAATCTTTAG
- the LOC102627639 gene encoding kinesin-like protein KIN-6 isoform X3, whose amino-acid sequence METNSPPSTCPKTVAIRRNPHRKARPTPSRSVAIQNPTPATILPQISSFPIDEILSIQIPPNPSQHKSSSATSSPSETLKVFLRIKPLIYPKTGYQNSRSSRAKNVWPQNSVKKNAVKDKNVKSKHQEDCITVNDHNSVTLSPPLALQASKRIKSEVYQGFSYVFSADSSQGEVYEKMVNPLVEDFLKGKSGMLAALGPSGSGKTHTIFGCPREPGMVPIALKRIFKGTTEIRSSESTRSFYLSIFEIYSERGKGEKLLDLLPDGVDLCMQQSTIKGLQEIIISDAAQAESLIGRAMLKRATAMTNSNNQSSRSQCIINLRCTANELSRGDGVHANDSVLTIIDLAGAEREKRTRNQGARLLESNFINNTSMVFGLCLRSLLEHQKNPKKPLQKHFQNSLLTRYLRDYLEGKKRMTLILTVKSGEEDYLDTSYLLRQASPYMKIKFDNVEDSSNFLCSKRQLPSLSGKDQLKRVKLSGLEACSIQEGKSVHEKCQLSEEGCVRVDSAKERNDQIMQKFAKAMWNVLKEYNHKLKVAEIKIKSLAEQLRDEKSRNLEMEKQLNDLKSCCIGSQESSADAIPSKGTTNFGSGIKLEAHKSSEIVEMNVGVDHLNCETFECSSTPKTCNSTPRKDLYVLSQIDVDIHSFNCEASECNTTPKIYNSIPRKDQDVPSQINVDAHSLNSEAFECKITPKICNFTPRKDQDVLSQINVDEHSLNCKASECTSTPKTYHFTPGKDQDVLSQINVDVHSPSLMTSARNTFCKQRDSPSRKQDVYSQVTCSDPEVVIPSCPSVEKSNDQNFQIRSEYNTAAVCCINATSKIIS is encoded by the exons ATGGAGACGAATAGCCCGCCGTCGACATGTCCGAAAACGGTGGCAATCCGGCGAAACCCTCACCGTAAAGCTAGACCAACGCCGTCCAGAAGCGTCGCCATCCAAAACCCCACTCCAGCAACAATCTTACCCCAAATTTCATCGTTCCCCATCGATGAGATTCTCTCCATTCAAATTCCCCCAAACCCCTCCCAACACAAGTCTTCCTCCGCCACGTCATCACCATCAGAAACTCTCAAAGTGTTTCTTAGAATTAAACCTCTCATTTATCCCAAAACCGGCTATCAAAATTCTAGGTCGTCCAGAGCTAAGAACGTTTGGCCCCAAAATTCAGTCAAGAAGAACGCCGTTAAggataaaaatgtaaaaagcAAGCATCAAGAAGACTGTATAACGGTCAATGATCACAACTCCGTTACATTATCCCCTCCCTTGGCGTTACAGGCGTCCAAACGGATCAAGTCCGAGGTTTATCAAGGCTTCTCTTATGTATTTTCCGCCGATTCATCACAG GGTGAAGTGTATGAGAAGATGGTAAACCCTTTAGTGGAGGATTTTTTGAAGGGTAAGAGTGGAATGCTGGCTGCACTGGGGCCAAGTGGCTCCGGCAAGACTCATACTATTTTTGGCTGTCCTCGGGAGCCTGGTATGGTCCCAATTGCACTTAAACGGATTTTCAAAGGAACAACTGAGATTCGTTCTTCTGAATCGACAAG GTCATTTTACTTgtcaatatttgaaatatattctGAAAGAGGGAAAGGAGAGAAATTGTTGGATTTACTGCCAGACGGAGTTGATTTATGCATGCAGCAGTCAACTATTAAAGGTCTACAGGAG ATTATCATTTCTGATGCAGCTCAGGCTGAATCCTTAATAGGCCGTGCAATGCTAAAACGTGCCACTGCCATGACAAATTCAAACAACCAATCTAG TCGGTCACAGTGCATCATCAACTTGCGTTGCACTGCCAATGAGCTCAGCAGAGGTGATGGTGTTCATGCAAATGATTCTGTCTTAACCATTATTGATCTTGCTGGAGctgaaagagaaaagagaaccAGGAATCAG GGAGCAAGATTActtgaaagtaattttatcaacAACACATCAATGGTTTTTGGTCTATGCCTAAGG TCATTGTTGGAGCACCAAAAAAATCCCAAGAAGCCATTGCAGAAGCACTTTCAGAACTCCTTG TTGACCAGGTACCTGCGAGATTACTTGGAAGGGAAAAAGAGAATGACACTG ATTTTAACTGTAAAATCAGGAGAAGAAGACTATCTTGATACATCCTACTTGTTAAGACAAGCCTCAccatacatgaaaattaa GTTTGataatgttgaggactcatcgaATTTCCTCTGTAGCAAGAGGCAATTGCCCAGCTTGTCTGGTAAAGATCAACTTAAAAGAGTGAAATTGAGTGGTCTTGAAGCTTGTtcg atTCAAGAAGGAAAAAGTGTTCATGAGAAATGCCAACTTTCTGAAGAAGGTTGTGTAAGAg TTGACTCCGCAAAGGAGAGAAATGATCAGATTATGCAAAAGTTTGCCAAAGCCATGTGGAATGTTTTGAAGGAGTACAATCACAAGCTCAAG GTGgcagaaattaaaattaagagcCTTGCAGAACAGCTGAGGGATGAAAAAAGTAGAAATCTTGAGATGGAAAAACAGCTCAACGATTTAAAGTCCTGCTGTATTGGCTCTCAGGAAAGTTCAGCGGACGCTATTCCTTCTAAAGGGACTACTAACTTTGGATCAGGGATAAAATTAGAAGCACATAAAAGTAGTGAAATTGTTGAG ATGAATGTGGGCGTTGATCACTTAAACTGCGAGACATTTGAATGCAGCAGCACTCCCAAGACTTGCAATTCAACTCCAAGAAAGGACCTATATGTGCTTTCTCAG ATTGATGTGGATATTCATTCCTTCAACTGTGAGGCATCTGAATGCAATACAACTCCCAAGATTTACAATTCCATTCCAAGAAAGGACCAAGACGTGCCTTCTCAG ATCAATGTGGATGCTCATTCCTTAAACTCTGAGGCATTTGAATGCAAAATTACTCCCAAGATTTGCAATTTCACTCCAAGAAAGGACCAAGATGTCCTCTCTCAG ATCAATGTTGATGAACATTCCTTAAACTGCAAGGCATCTGAATGCACTAGCACTCCCAAGACATACCATTTCACTCCAGGCAAGGACCAAGATGTGCTTTCTCAG ATCAATGTGGATGTTCATTCTCCCAGTCTCATGACATCTGCACGCAATACATTCTGTAAACAAAGGGACTCTCCTTCAAGAAAGCAAGATGTATATTCTCAG GTGACATGTTCTGACCCGGAAGTTGTGATTCCTTCGTGCCCTTCTGTTGAAAAGTCTAATGATCAGAATTTTCAG ATCAGATCAGAATACAATACAGCTGCAGTATGTTGCATAAATGCGACATCTAAAATCATTTCCTAA
- the LOC102610259 gene encoding uncharacterized protein LOC102610259, protein MGRKAGTLYINPKKFGNIAKPCMKEMITFLNCMSLNQMNSEKCVRQKELLSACMDAQTNKKRKPWGSINYHLQRLNRGRK, encoded by the exons ATGGGTCGGAAAGCTGGTACTCTGTACATAAATCCTAAGAAATTTGGTAATATCGCAAAACCTTGCATGAAGGAAATGATAACATTTCTCAACTGCATGTCTCTTAACCAGATGAATAGTGAGAAGTGTGTTAGACAAAAGGAACTTTTGAGTGCCTGTATGGATGCACAG ACtaacaaaaagagaaaacctTGGGGAAGCATTAATTACCACCTGCAGAGGCTTAACAGGGGAAGGAAGTAG